The Sphingorhabdus lutea genome segment TTCACTGGTGCGGGAAAATGGCACACCTGCATGTTCCAATTCATAAACCGCAGCGGGTGCCTCACGGCACAAATATTCAATTGCATCCTGATCGCCCAGCCAATCTGAACCCTTTACTGTGTCGAACATATGCCATGTCCAATGGTCAGGCCCCATATTACCAAGGCTGGCCGCAATGCCGCCCTGCGCAGCAACAGTATGGCTGCGTGTGGGGAATACTTTGGTGATACATGCGGTTTTCAATCCCGCCTCTGCACTGCCCATTGTTGCACGAAGGCCAGAGCCACCCGCACCAACAACAACTGTATCATAACTATGGTCGATAATTTTATATGCATTGTCGGACATTATGCAGGCACTCCAGCAAAGGCTAATTTCGTAATAACAAAGATTCCAAAGACGCTACCGCCAATGGCGTAAATATATAATAATGCCATCGCACCGATTTTTAATCCATCATCATGGACATAATCCTCAATCAACACCTGCATCCCCAATTTAATGTGCCAAAAAATGCTGGCCACCATTAAAATCATGGGAACAGCAACTAATGGCATGGACAGCCATCCGGCCAATGTTTCATATTCATAATTGGGCAGCATCAATAATGATGCAATTAACCACCCCATCAATAACGCATTGGTCAGCGCGGTAAAACGTTGCACCAACCAATGATGCGCACCTGATTTGGCCGATCCCAATCCGCGAACGCGTCCGATTCCTGTTCCATTACCCATTGGTTACACTCCCTGAAGCATAAAAAATATACGCCCAAAGGGCCGTTGTGCATAAAATAGCAGCGATAAAGACAATGATTGACCAGCTTTTATTACTGGTCAATTCATAACCCGCGCCAATGTCGAGGACAAAATGGCGAATACCGGAAAATAAATGTTGAAAAAATGTCCAGCTAAGACCGATTAAAATGACATAGCCGATATTATACCATGCAAGACAATCTTTAAATGATTGAAAGGATTCTGGTCCATTTGCCAAAGCATATAGCCACCAAAGCAATAATATCCCGCCGGCCACGGCCAAAATATTACCCGTCATGCGGTGAAAAATTGATATCGCCATATGCGGCCCCCATTTATACACCTGCAAATGCGGTGAAATGGGACGAGTTTGCTTTTTATCCATCAATCATAACCCTGTATTTATTTAATATAAACTGTGCGTCATATTTTTTATAATATTCAGCCCAGCCTTATACCAGCTTTTCTTTATAGCTGCTATTTACGCAATTAAATCAGGGGTGCAAGCGAAACCCCAATTTTTTCTAAATAATATGCTAAATTTTCACCAGATTTTTATGGCTAACAATCTATTAACCATTTTGTGCCAAATGTAAAAACACATCACATTTAATATTTATTTGGGTGACTCAAATGGGTGCGTTCAAACCAAATAATATATTATTTAACTAGGAATAGCGCGATTATGACGAGCACAGGACATTTTGAAAAGAACGCAATCGAGTTGATACGCACATTTGACCCAAATGGCGAACATGCCAAATCATGCCGTATAATCGGTACAATGCTTGAAAATGATTTAGAAGAAGTGTGCGCAGAATATTGGAATTTCTGGCTTTCACGTGGTTTTTTCAGTGAACTAAACGACAAAAAAATGTTCAAAATGGCCGTTGACCGCATTGTCCCCTATCTTCGCGACCGTTTACAAAATGACGAAGATGCCCAATGGGTAAAATGGATTGAAAAACATATTGTGATGTTGTTTGAACGCAAAGTGCCCTTGGGCCTGTTATTGGCGTCGACTCACCATATAAATAATTGCATGTCACAAAAAATGTTTAATCACAAAACAGAGGAAAATATTTCCGACCTGACATCCGCTTTAATGGCGAATTGCAGTTTGGAATTGGCATTATATGCCCATGCCTATGCCGAGGCGGATAAAAATAATATCAACATGTTGCGCAGCGAACAAAGCGTTGCATTTGAAATGGAAATCGGCGGCTTTACCCAAGAAATCGCCAATCAATCCGAACGTTTGCGTGAACAAAGCTCTCAATCGGCAAATATGGCGCGCGGCATGTTGGACAAGGCATTTGAGGTTGCCACCGCATCGGAACAATCCGCCGTCGCCATGCGCGAGGCAGCCCAAACAGCAGCCGGATTGATTCGCGCAATTGAGGACACACGCAATGATGTGATTAGCGCGTCGAAAGTATCTGCCAGATTGTTGGAACAATCCGAATTTTCAACCAGCGCGGGCAGCACATTGGTCGAACAATCGCAATCAATCGAATCCATTTTAGGTTTAATTCGCGATATTGCCGGACAGACAAATTTGCTTGCCCTAAACGCCACCATTGAGGCGGCACGGGCCGGTGATGCAGGGCGAGGTTTTGCAGTGGTTGCGCAGGAGGTTAAAAGCCTTGCCCACCAAACCGCGCAGGCCACCGACGATATTGCCAATAAAATTTCCGATATTCAAAATGCAACCCAAACCACGGTTGAATCAAATAATGTCATGAAACAAACCGTGGATGAGTTGGAATTATTTTCTGCGCGATTGCGCCAATCAATGGAAGATCAGGCACAAACCGTGATGACCATTACCGCATCGGTTGACGAAACTGCCTTGGCCGCCGACCTTATGTCATCCACCATTTCCACCATACGCGGTGATACCGAATTGGTGGTTGAGGAAATGTCCTCTCTTGCCGATGGATTGGGCAAGGTGGATAGCCAAATTAGCGCGCTGGAGAAAAATTCAAATACTTTCTTAAAGAAAATTTCCAACGGGTAAGTTTTTTAATCAATACGCCTTTGGGGCTTTCCATCCGGCCTCCCATTGCCTAAACATTGGCGATGAACAAAAATAAACATATTTATGTCACCGGCGCCAGCCGGGGCATTGGCGCAGCAATTGCCCTTAATCTGGCCGAAAAGGGCCACAAAATTATAGCTCAGCATAGCGGCGCAAATTTAAATATTAAACCGCCGCACCCCAATATACATTATATCATAGCGGATTTCGCCAATGTTAATGCCGTCAGCAAATCATGGGACGAGGCGCAAAAAATATGGGACGGAAAAATTGATATTTTAATCAATAATGCCGGCATTTTTACCTCAAATCCAATTATCAATGCCGATGATAACTGGCTGTCCAATTGGCAATCAACCATCGATATAAATTTAACCGCTGCGGCCATTTTATCGCGCCATGCGGTCATGAGTTGGTTGAATGATGAGGGGGTAAATAATGCCGCCATGAATAATAGCAGCGAAATTATTGTTAAAGGCCGGATTATCAATATCTCCAGCCGCGCTGCACATCGCGGGGATTCGCCCGACCATTGGCACTATGCCGCCGCAAAGGGGGGAATGGTTTCCATGACAAAAACAATCGCACGGGCATATGCCGCGCATGAAATTTTGGCCTTTTCCATCTGCCCCGGATTTACCATGACGGGCATGGCCGATGAATATTTGCAAAGCAGGGGCGGCGAAAAATTGCTGCGCGATATTCCACTGGGCCGTGTTGCCACCCCGCAAGAAATTGCCGAAATTGCGTCATTTTGCGCGCTAAACGCCCCGCCCAGCATGACCGGCGCGGTCATGGATGTGAACGGAGCAAGCTATGTCAGATAATGAAAATATGCCCGATAATGGAAATAATCCACCGCTCTATTCATATAATGAAGATGAAAGTGGAAGCTGGAAATGCACCATTAACTGTTCGCGAATTGAGGCGCAGGCCATTGCCGATTTTGATGATATCGCCCTGTTTTTTGACGAAACACCCACCATTGTCGCGCGCGAAACTGTGCCCGATGATCATCAAAGCTGGGTCGCGGAATTTTATTTAAATAGCGAGATTAAGCCGGAACAAGTGGCAGTATTTTTGAGCAATATTTTGCCAGAGGCAGATTTAGGCCATGATGTAAATATTATTTTTGTGCCCCATGAAGATTGGGTAACGTTAAGCCAACAAGGGATGGAGCCGCTGCATATTGGTCGATTTTATGTACATGACAGCAATTGCGCGCCAAGCCAAAATCCCCAAATTCGCAATTTTGAAATAAATGCATCTCAGGCATTTGGCACCGGCCATCATGAAACCACCGCCGGATGTTTGCAACAAATTGATAATTTATCAATAAATGACGCATCTTTTTCAAATATTGCCGATATTGGCACCGGCACCGGATTATTGGCATTTGCGGCGCAGCATTTATGGCCACAGGCGCATATTTTAGCCAGCGATATTGACCCCATTGCCATTGACATGGCCGCACGTTTTGCCGCTGCAAATGATATTCACATTGGCGAGGCAGCGGGTCAATTATCATTGTGTGTCGCCAGCGGGACTGACCATCCACAAATTATGGGCCGTGCGCCCTATGATTTGTTAATTGCCAATATTTTGGCCGGCCCTTTGGTGGAACTTGCCCCCGCCTTTGCCAATATTGCCGCGACAAATGGCAGCTTAATCCTTGCCGGATTGCTGAATAATCAATCGGCAACGGTGATTGCCGAATATGAAAAATATGGGTTTCAACTTGTCTCGCAACATGCAAATGGCGACTGGCCCACATTAATGTTCAAACGCATTTTGCAAAATGGTGTTCGTGAAACCTATATCCACAATGGAAAGACCAGCCAGACAGATGGTGATTATGGCGAATGGTAATGTGAAAATTTATTGTAATTGCAATAATTTAGCAGGATCAAAAAATTCCGCCGCATCGCCCACATTAAATGGTCGGCCAATATAAAATCCTTGCAAATAATCCACCGGCAAAGCCCGTAAAATCATTTTGTGATCTTCGCTTTCCACGCCCGTTGCCACGACGGGCATGTTAATAGATCGCAGCAACATCAATAAACCATGATATAAATCCAGCGCGCGCGGGCAATTGCGCGCCTCATGCAATAAATGATGATCAATTTTCACCATCTCGATTTTCATTTTTTGCAGCACGCTGATAGCGGCAAGACCAGAGCCAAAATCATCCAAAATCACCCCAACACCGCGCGACTGCAAAATATTTAAAATCTTTATCATCGCATCCAAATCAGTGACCAGCGATGTTTCTTTCAATTCAATTTTTAATCTGGTCAGATCAAAATCGCGGCTATCTGCCAATTTAACCAATTTTTGCAGCGACCTTTTTGACATGATTTCCCGCGCACTCATATTGAAAGATATCCAGATATTTTGCGGCCAAAAATCCATGCTTTCCAATAATTTTATGAATAAATGCTCGGATAATTTATCCATCAAGCCCATATCTTGCGCAACTTGCAAAAACTCTCTTGGCGACACATCCCCTATATGCGGAATTTTCCAACGGGCAAGCGCCTCTAAACCAACAATATGATGGCTATTTGAGCTTAATATTGGTTGGAATAATAGCTGAATTTTTGCAAATTCCGTTTCATTGGTTAATGCATTTTCAATCGCGGAACGGCGCTTTAATGCCTCCTCCATTGATTGGATAAAGGGCCTATATTTGCTTTGGCGCGATTTTTTTGCGCTATAAAGCGCAATATCTGCACGTTTCAGCATTTGTTCAAATTTAACATCCCGTTTAACCGAGAAACTTGACCCTATTCCCGCCCCAACATTATGGAAAACGCCATTTATTTCAATTTGTTTTGTAAGTGATGTAATAATCAATCTAGCCAAGGCGCTGATTTTAGATTGGGTTGCATTATAAACCAATATCGCAAATTCATCGCCGCCCAATCGTGCCAAATGCTGCCCTTCACCTAAGCATTTTTCAAATCTTTGCATCGAAATTTTCAACACCTCATCACCAACATCATGGCCATAGGTGTCATTGACCATTTTAAAACCGTTTAAATCTATCAACAATAAACCAACGCCATTTTCCTTTTGCCTTGGCGTTAGGGCATCAAGCCAGCCGACAAATGCGCGCCGATTTGGTAATAATGTTAAAGCGTCCTGATTGGCCAATCGGTGGGCACGTGCTTTTTCAAACCCAATTAACATATTGGACCGGACCATGGTTTTTAACTGTTCCCACTGGGCCTGAACCATTTTTGTAACCAATAAACCGATGATGGTTAAATTAAGCCCGCCCAAAGCCAAATTTCCATCACCCACAATGGCTAAACTGACCGAAATGGGAACAGCCCCGAATAAGATAACTATATAGGCTGCGCTGGGCATGCTTAAAAGGCAATATGTGCATGTAATACAACTTAAAATTGCAAAAAAACCGGCATAATATCTATCTTGCGGGTTCATTAAAACCATGCCAGTTATTGCCCAATAACCAAGTAATAGGGTGAATAAAAGCGCGACAATATTTACTATATAAAGCTTTTGTTGAACTTGCTTTGCCCGCAATTTTGCCGTCGGTGCAATATCGCGCCGCCAATATATCATTCGTATCAGCGCACCGACACATAATAATAACGGAAAACCAAAAGCAAAAATGGGGCTCACCGATTCACTAATCACAATGGCAAGGAATAAGCTGTTGATAACCAATAATGAATATAGGATGGGTATTTGTTTTTTAATCGCGGCAAAT includes the following:
- the sdhD gene encoding succinate dehydrogenase, hydrophobic membrane anchor protein — its product is MGNGTGIGRVRGLGSAKSGAHHWLVQRFTALTNALLMGWLIASLLMLPNYEYETLAGWLSMPLVAVPMILMVASIFWHIKLGMQVLIEDYVHDDGLKIGAMALLYIYAIGGSVFGIFVITKLAFAGVPA
- the sdhC gene encoding succinate dehydrogenase, cytochrome b556 subunit produces the protein MDKKQTRPISPHLQVYKWGPHMAISIFHRMTGNILAVAGGILLLWWLYALANGPESFQSFKDCLAWYNIGYVILIGLSWTFFQHLFSGIRHFVLDIGAGYELTSNKSWSIIVFIAAILCTTALWAYIFYASGSVTNG
- a CDS encoding methyl-accepting chemotaxis protein, which gives rise to MTSTGHFEKNAIELIRTFDPNGEHAKSCRIIGTMLENDLEEVCAEYWNFWLSRGFFSELNDKKMFKMAVDRIVPYLRDRLQNDEDAQWVKWIEKHIVMLFERKVPLGLLLASTHHINNCMSQKMFNHKTEENISDLTSALMANCSLELALYAHAYAEADKNNINMLRSEQSVAFEMEIGGFTQEIANQSERLREQSSQSANMARGMLDKAFEVATASEQSAVAMREAAQTAAGLIRAIEDTRNDVISASKVSARLLEQSEFSTSAGSTLVEQSQSIESILGLIRDIAGQTNLLALNATIEAARAGDAGRGFAVVAQEVKSLAHQTAQATDDIANKISDIQNATQTTVESNNVMKQTVDELELFSARLRQSMEDQAQTVMTITASVDETALAADLMSSTISTIRGDTELVVEEMSSLADGLGKVDSQISALEKNSNTFLKKISNG
- a CDS encoding SDR family NAD(P)-dependent oxidoreductase encodes the protein MNKNKHIYVTGASRGIGAAIALNLAEKGHKIIAQHSGANLNIKPPHPNIHYIIADFANVNAVSKSWDEAQKIWDGKIDILINNAGIFTSNPIINADDNWLSNWQSTIDINLTAAAILSRHAVMSWLNDEGVNNAAMNNSSEIIVKGRIINISSRAAHRGDSPDHWHYAAAKGGMVSMTKTIARAYAAHEILAFSICPGFTMTGMADEYLQSRGGEKLLRDIPLGRVATPQEIAEIASFCALNAPPSMTGAVMDVNGASYVR
- a CDS encoding 50S ribosomal protein L11 methyltransferase; the encoded protein is MSDNENMPDNGNNPPLYSYNEDESGSWKCTINCSRIEAQAIADFDDIALFFDETPTIVARETVPDDHQSWVAEFYLNSEIKPEQVAVFLSNILPEADLGHDVNIIFVPHEDWVTLSQQGMEPLHIGRFYVHDSNCAPSQNPQIRNFEINASQAFGTGHHETTAGCLQQIDNLSINDASFSNIADIGTGTGLLAFAAQHLWPQAHILASDIDPIAIDMAARFAAANDIHIGEAAGQLSLCVASGTDHPQIMGRAPYDLLIANILAGPLVELAPAFANIAATNGSLILAGLLNNQSATVIAEYEKYGFQLVSQHANGDWPTLMFKRILQNGVRETYIHNGKTSQTDGDYGEW
- a CDS encoding putative bifunctional diguanylate cyclase/phosphodiesterase encodes the protein MRGHSASLMREQFAAIKKQIPILYSLLVINSLFLAIVISESVSPIFAFGFPLLLCVGALIRMIYWRRDIAPTAKLRAKQVQQKLYIVNIVALLFTLLLGYWAITGMVLMNPQDRYYAGFFAILSCITCTYCLLSMPSAAYIVILFGAVPISVSLAIVGDGNLALGGLNLTIIGLLVTKMVQAQWEQLKTMVRSNMLIGFEKARAHRLANQDALTLLPNRRAFVGWLDALTPRQKENGVGLLLIDLNGFKMVNDTYGHDVGDEVLKISMQRFEKCLGEGQHLARLGGDEFAILVYNATQSKISALARLIITSLTKQIEINGVFHNVGAGIGSSFSVKRDVKFEQMLKRADIALYSAKKSRQSKYRPFIQSMEEALKRRSAIENALTNETEFAKIQLLFQPILSSNSHHIVGLEALARWKIPHIGDVSPREFLQVAQDMGLMDKLSEHLFIKLLESMDFWPQNIWISFNMSAREIMSKRSLQKLVKLADSRDFDLTRLKIELKETSLVTDLDAMIKILNILQSRGVGVILDDFGSGLAAISVLQKMKIEMVKIDHHLLHEARNCPRALDLYHGLLMLLRSINMPVVATGVESEDHKMILRALPVDYLQGFYIGRPFNVGDAAEFFDPAKLLQLQ